The Thamnophis elegans isolate rThaEle1 chromosome 15, rThaEle1.pri, whole genome shotgun sequence genome includes a window with the following:
- the ZNF503 gene encoding zinc finger protein 503, with protein sequence MITAPALSAIRSSPRGGGGGVGGGGGGAPELGNGGGGGAELPWQSGLAGNLIGGGGGGKAFFHAIPPSDPLRQANRLPIKVLKMLTTRTGHILHPEYLQPLPSTPVSPIELDAKKSPLALLAQTCSQIGKPDPSPSSKLSSVTSSSGGDKEPSKGGPLKLSDIGAEDKSSFKPYSKPGADKKDSSGGGGGSGAASGGSSGGGGGSSGEKSGFRVPSATCPPFTPRTGSPSSSASACSPGLLPGGESKGGGGSSGGGGEAEKKEAAESCGKSASDGAARLASSGGGVLSAELSQSHEGAKGLLAGVASSASSCSTADSPCSAVPSSVAAAVLSSAGLVAPVSPYKPGQTVFPLPPAGMSYPGSLAGAYAGYPPQFLPPGVALDHSKAGGLGGGGGSGGKAAGSSPLAGASPPSVMTASLCRDPYCLSYHCASHLAAGAASCAHEQALKTGGYPLVYPGPPLHAGPPSLAGHPLYPYGFLLPNDPQPHSCNWVSANGPCDKRFATSEELLSHLRTHTAFPGPADKLLSGYPSSSSLAAAAAAAMACHMHVPTSAAGGPGSPGALALRSPHHALGLSSRYHPYSKSPLPTPGAPVPVPAATGPYYSPYALYGQRLTTASALGYQ encoded by the exons ATGATTACAGCCCCCGCGCTTTCTGCCATAAGAAGTAGTCCGCGCGGAGGCGGAGGAGgcgtaggaggaggaggaggaggcgcgcCAGAGCTGGGAAACGGCGGCGGCGGTGGTGCGGAGCTCCCTTGGCAGAGCGGGCTCGCTGGGAACCTtatcggcggcggcggcggcggcaaagCTTTCTTCCACGCCATCCCCCCTTCGGATCCTTTGCGCCAAGCCAACCGTCTGCCCATCAAAGTCTTGAAAATGCTTACGACACGGACGGGACACATTTTGCATCCCGAGTATCTCCAGCCGTTGCCTTCCACGCCGGTCAGCCCGATCGAG CTGGACGCCAAGAAGAGCCCGCTGGCTCTCCTCGCGCAGACCTGCTCCCAGATCGGCAAGCCGGACCCCTCGCCTTCCTCCAAGCTCTCCAGCGTCACGTCCAGCAGCGGCGGCGACAAGGAGCCGTCTAAGGGGGGGCCCTTGAAGCTCAGCGACATCGGCGCCGAGGACAAGTCCAGCTTCAAGCCTTACTCCAAGCCCGGCGCGGACAAGAAGGACTCGtcaggcggcggcggaggctccGGGGCCGCCTCCGGAGGGAGCTCGGGCGGTGGCGGAGGTAGCAGCGGCGAGAAATCAGGATTCCGGGTGCCGAGCGCCACCTGCCCGCCGTTCACGCCAAGGACAGGCAGCCCCAGCTCCAGCGCCTCGGCCTGCTCGCCCGGCCTGCTGCCCGGCGGGGAGAGCAAGGGCGGCGGCgggagcagcggcggcggcggcgaggcGGAGAAGAAAGAGGCGGCGGAGAGCTGCGGCAAAAGCGCTTCTGACGGTGCTGCCCGCCTGGCTTCTAGCGGCGGCGGCGTTCTCTCCGCCGAGCTGAGCCAGAGCCACGAGGGCGCCAAGGGGCTGCTAGCTGGCGTCGCTTCGTCCGCCTCCTCTTGCTCGACGGCGGACTCACCCTGTAGCGCCGTCCCGTCGTCGGTGGCCGCCGCTGTGCTGAGCTCCGCCGGCTTGGTGGCGCCCGTTTCCCCTTACAAGCCGGGCCAGACTGTTTTCCCGCTGCCGCCGGCCGGCATGAGCTACCCAGGCTCCCTGGCCGGGGCGTACGCCGGCTACCCTCCACAGTTCCTTCCGCCGGGCGTGGCGCTCGACCACAGCAAGGCCGGCGGCTTGGGGGGCGGCGGTGGGAGCGGCGGCAAAGCGGCGGGCTCCAGCCCTCTGGCCGGCGCTTCGCCGCCGTCGGTGATGACGGCCAGCCTGTGCCGCGATCCCTACTGCCTGAGCTACCACTGCGCCAGCCACCTAGCCGCCGGCGCCGCCTCCTGCGCCCACGAGCAAGCCCTCAAAACCGGCGGCTATCCGCTGGTTTACCCGGGGCCGCCGCTCCACGCCGGCCCGCCGTCGCTGGCCGGCCACCCACTCTACCCTTACGGCTTCCTGCTGCCCAACGACCCCCAGCCGCACAGCTGCAACTGGGTCTCGGCCAACGGGCCCTGCGACAAACGCTTCGCCACCTCGGAGGAGCTGCTCAGCCACCTGCGGACTCACACGGCCTTCCCCGGCCCGGCCGACAAACTCCTCTCCGGCTACCCGAGCTCCAGCTCGctggctgccgccgccgccgcagccATGGCTTGCCACATGCACGTCCCCACGTCGGCGGCCGGTGGGCCGGGCAGCCCCGGCGCCCTGGCTTTGCGCAGCCCGCACCACGCCTTGGGACTGAGCAGCCGCTACCATCCTTACTCCAAGAGCCCCTTGCCCACCCCGGGAGCCCCCGTCCCGGTCCCGGCCGCCACTGGACCTTATTACTCCCCTTACGCACTCTATGGGCAAAGACTGACGACAGCTTCCGCGCTGGGATACCAGTGA